The following coding sequences are from one Mesorhizobium onobrychidis window:
- a CDS encoding TIGR02302 family protein, whose protein sequence is MTQRPTFTSDRSLAGRLALSRLATRVSMTVERGWPLLLPLVIVASLFLSVSWLGLFLLLPDTARVGLVAVFSIAAVAALYPLRFFRVPTSAEIDRRIEAANQLLHSPVLVQTDRPSGRESIFSQALWREHQKRMAEKLGDLGGDLPRTRVPERDPWGLRAVAALLLVTAFAFSFGPSGGRIADGFSAHAARDAVPPRIDAWVTPPAYTGRPPVFLTSPALANPALADNGNQAVSTFTVPEGSDVSLRVTGGSGEETLSYADADGNARTIEPAGQQADAAKPAAATPSTATPSTVRQFTGKLTANGTLTLNSGNDELGNWAFAVIPDKPPQIRFVGEPKRAVNGSFELNYQIDDDYGAASAKADFELADPPAPNAHPLYGPPEMPLTLPRRGAKGNAAKTTKDLTEHVWAGGNIKLTLVATDDAGHAATSETKTLVMPERPFSNPLARAVIEQRRVLALDANAKSRVLDLMDAITLRPEDTFENMAHYLAIMSARTRLKIADSDDKLRDEVAYLWEIALGIEEGNLSEAERRLRQAQQALQDAIKNGASDEEIDKAMKELREAMNQFLQEFAQRAQQNPNAPQMQQNGQELRQSDIERMMDQIENLAKSGDRDSAQQLLSQLQDMMNNLQAGRQQQGGQQNSEMRQQMDKLGEIMRRQQEMMNETFRMDQMQRGQQQRGQNRDEQLGENGEQGQMGEQGEQPGPGEDRDPLGRPKPMTPQEFADALKQLQEGQGKLQGDLDQLRKGLEGMGLEPNEGFGEAGKSMGNAEQALGDSDGDQAVGHQGRALEALRKGAKDMMKQLQAMQGDEGEGERGGRQQNADRDPLGRPRATEGPDFGDSVKVPDEIDVQRARQILEAIRKRLGNALSPDIERSYLERLLELK, encoded by the coding sequence ATGACGCAACGACCCACCTTCACCAGCGATCGCAGCCTGGCCGGGCGCCTTGCCCTGAGCCGGCTGGCGACGCGGGTCTCGATGACGGTCGAGCGTGGCTGGCCGTTGCTGCTGCCGCTGGTCATCGTCGCCAGCCTGTTCCTCAGCGTCTCGTGGCTCGGCCTCTTCCTTCTGCTGCCCGACACTGCACGCGTCGGCCTCGTGGCAGTGTTCAGCATCGCCGCCGTTGCAGCACTCTATCCCCTGCGTTTCTTCCGCGTGCCGACCAGCGCCGAGATCGACCGGCGCATCGAGGCGGCCAACCAGTTGCTGCACAGCCCGGTGCTGGTGCAGACCGACCGGCCGAGCGGCAGGGAAAGCATTTTTTCGCAAGCGCTGTGGCGCGAGCACCAGAAACGCATGGCCGAAAAACTCGGCGACCTCGGTGGCGACCTGCCGCGCACCCGGGTGCCGGAGCGCGACCCGTGGGGGCTGCGCGCCGTGGCGGCGCTTTTGTTGGTCACCGCTTTTGCCTTCTCCTTCGGACCGTCGGGCGGCCGCATCGCAGACGGGTTCAGTGCCCACGCGGCGCGCGACGCCGTGCCGCCGCGCATCGACGCCTGGGTGACGCCGCCGGCCTACACCGGCAGGCCGCCGGTCTTCCTCACTTCCCCAGCCCTCGCCAACCCAGCCCTCGCCGACAATGGCAATCAGGCTGTGTCCACCTTCACCGTTCCGGAAGGCAGCGATGTGTCGCTGCGCGTCACCGGCGGTTCCGGCGAGGAAACGCTGAGCTACGCCGACGCCGACGGCAACGCCCGCACCATCGAGCCGGCCGGTCAGCAGGCCGACGCGGCCAAGCCGGCGGCGGCAACGCCCTCCACCGCAACGCCCTCCACGGTGCGCCAGTTCACCGGAAAGCTGACGGCCAACGGCACGCTAACGCTGAACTCGGGCAATGACGAACTCGGCAACTGGGCCTTCGCGGTGATCCCTGACAAGCCGCCGCAGATCCGCTTCGTCGGCGAGCCGAAACGCGCCGTCAATGGCTCCTTCGAACTCAACTACCAGATCGACGACGACTATGGTGCGGCCTCCGCCAAGGCGGATTTCGAATTGGCCGACCCACCGGCGCCGAATGCGCATCCGCTCTATGGCCCGCCCGAAATGCCGCTGACGCTGCCGCGCCGCGGCGCCAAGGGGAATGCCGCCAAGACCACGAAGGACTTGACCGAGCATGTCTGGGCCGGCGGCAACATCAAGCTCACGCTTGTCGCCACCGACGACGCCGGACATGCGGCAACCAGCGAAACCAAGACGCTGGTGATGCCGGAGCGGCCTTTCTCCAACCCGCTGGCGAGGGCCGTGATCGAGCAGCGTCGCGTGCTGGCGCTCGACGCCAACGCCAAGAGCCGCGTGCTCGACCTGATGGATGCGATCACGCTCAGGCCTGAAGACACGTTCGAAAACATGGCGCACTACCTCGCCATCATGAGCGCCCGCACCCGGTTGAAGATAGCCGACAGCGACGACAAGTTGCGCGACGAGGTCGCCTATCTGTGGGAGATCGCGCTCGGCATCGAGGAAGGCAATCTTTCGGAGGCCGAGCGGCGGCTGCGCCAGGCGCAGCAGGCGCTGCAGGACGCGATCAAGAATGGCGCCAGCGACGAGGAAATCGACAAGGCGATGAAGGAACTCCGCGAGGCGATGAACCAGTTCCTGCAGGAATTCGCCCAGCGTGCACAGCAGAATCCGAACGCGCCGCAGATGCAGCAGAACGGCCAGGAACTGCGCCAGAGCGACATCGAACGCATGATGGACCAGATCGAAAACCTGGCGAAATCAGGCGACCGCGACAGCGCGCAGCAATTGCTTTCGCAACTGCAGGACATGATGAACAACCTGCAGGCCGGACGTCAGCAGCAGGGCGGTCAGCAAAACAGCGAAATGCGCCAGCAGATGGACAAGCTCGGCGAGATCATGCGGCGCCAGCAGGAGATGATGAACGAGACCTTCCGCATGGACCAGATGCAGCGCGGCCAGCAACAGCGCGGGCAGAATCGCGACGAGCAGCTCGGCGAGAACGGTGAGCAGGGCCAAATGGGCGAACAGGGCGAGCAGCCCGGCCCAGGTGAAGACCGCGATCCGCTCGGCCGGCCGAAGCCGATGACGCCGCAGGAATTCGCCGACGCGCTGAAGCAGTTGCAGGAAGGCCAGGGCAAGCTGCAAGGCGACCTCGACCAGTTGAGAAAAGGCCTCGAAGGCATGGGTCTCGAGCCCAACGAAGGGTTTGGCGAGGCCGGCAAATCCATGGGCAACGCCGAACAGGCGCTTGGCGACAGCGATGGCGACCAGGCCGTCGGTCACCAGGGCCGCGCGCTGGAAGCGTTGCGCAAGGGCGCCAAGGACATGATGAAGCAATTGCAGGCCATGCAGGGCGACGAGGGCGAAGGCGAGCGGGGCGGCCGCCAGCAGAACGCCGACCGCGATCCGCTCGGCCGGCCGCGCGCTACCGAAGGTCCCGATTTCGGCGATTCGGTGAAGGTCCCGGACGAAATCGACGTGCAGCGCGCCCGCCAGATCCTCGAAGCGATCCGCAAGCGGCTCGGCAACGCGCTCAGCCCCGACATCGAGCGCAGCTATCTGGAGCGGCTGCTGGAGCTGAAATAA
- a CDS encoding LuxR C-terminal-related transcriptional regulator produces MTLNDASKAQTLDALSGRERAVAEKFATGMTYREIGNALFIAPTTVRTHLAAIYEKLGVRTKIGLAAYFAGASGASNGSDQHVEIGHQSGKPRLAVMPVKGQFGKTKTDADALTRALTAELGRFSQIGIVAAATMFALAKRHLTVKEIGRTTGANYVLEVAVHRQDKATHAFAHLVDAQEEVEVWSARYDLAQTSSHDELTGVISGNLFQVLMKHAAGPPALEEAVQRRKLYLKAFYHVERPTAKGMVVARRLCERLLAAEPDHALIRETLAWVDFHSCFNGWSSDPIQAFRRAGDEARAGLRCDDREACLLSALGLAETYLGNLQTGLGCLRRAIALNPNDAECRTWLGIGLTYAGDLEGAQAAFARANLLSPDYHPIFLFRGDAEYAAGNYDAATASFDRFLMVLPEYHWARLLRAASYVGIGDLKSARKDVSFVSRESPTLTGKHVDQLQQARGPEFRNKLLSRLSAAGLPWK; encoded by the coding sequence ATGACGCTCAATGACGCTTCGAAAGCGCAGACGCTCGATGCCTTGTCGGGTCGCGAGCGCGCGGTCGCGGAAAAATTCGCAACCGGCATGACCTATCGCGAAATCGGCAATGCACTTTTCATTGCCCCAACCACTGTTCGCACCCACCTTGCGGCCATCTACGAAAAACTTGGCGTGCGCACCAAGATCGGGCTCGCGGCGTATTTTGCCGGCGCTTCCGGCGCTAGCAACGGCTCGGACCAGCACGTCGAGATCGGCCATCAAAGCGGAAAACCGCGGCTGGCGGTGATGCCGGTCAAGGGTCAGTTCGGCAAAACAAAGACCGACGCGGATGCATTGACGCGCGCGTTGACCGCAGAGCTCGGCCGCTTCTCCCAAATCGGAATCGTCGCAGCGGCCACAATGTTCGCGCTCGCGAAGCGGCATCTCACTGTCAAGGAAATCGGCAGGACCACGGGAGCCAACTATGTCCTGGAAGTCGCGGTCCATCGCCAGGACAAGGCCACGCACGCCTTCGCGCATCTCGTGGACGCCCAGGAGGAAGTCGAGGTCTGGAGCGCAAGATACGATCTCGCCCAGACGTCATCGCATGACGAATTGACAGGCGTGATCAGCGGAAACCTGTTCCAGGTGTTGATGAAGCATGCGGCAGGCCCGCCCGCCCTCGAGGAAGCAGTTCAGCGCCGCAAGCTCTATCTGAAGGCATTTTACCACGTCGAACGGCCGACGGCGAAAGGCATGGTCGTAGCGCGGCGTCTTTGTGAAAGGCTCCTCGCCGCCGAGCCAGACCATGCCTTGATAAGAGAGACTCTTGCCTGGGTCGACTTCCACTCCTGCTTCAACGGATGGTCCAGTGACCCCATCCAGGCCTTTCGCCGGGCTGGTGATGAGGCGCGGGCCGGACTTCGTTGCGATGACCGGGAAGCATGTCTGCTCAGTGCTCTCGGATTGGCCGAGACTTATCTCGGAAACTTGCAGACGGGCCTTGGCTGCCTGCGGCGGGCCATCGCACTCAATCCGAACGATGCAGAGTGCCGTACCTGGCTGGGAATCGGGCTGACTTACGCCGGAGATCTCGAAGGTGCACAGGCAGCTTTCGCGCGGGCCAACCTTCTCAGTCCGGATTATCATCCGATCTTTCTGTTCAGGGGCGATGCCGAATACGCCGCGGGGAACTATGACGCCGCGACTGCCTCGTTTGATCGATTTCTGATGGTCCTGCCTGAATACCACTGGGCACGGCTCCTGCGGGCAGCATCCTACGTCGGGATAGGCGATCTCAAGTCTGCGCGGAAAGACGTGTCGTTCGTCTCGCGCGAGTCGCCCACGTTGACCGGCAAGCATGTCGATCAATTGCAGCAGGCGCGCGGTCCGGAGTTCAGGAATAAACTGTTGTCACGCCTCAGCGCCGCAGGACTGCCGTGGAAGTGA
- a CDS encoding ArsR/SmtB family transcription factor codes for MQEVDVFKAIANERRLQILDWLKDPRAHFPRQADGDLVEDGVCALLIAEKLGITQATLSAHMRVLTQAGLLRSKRIKQWTFYRRDEGRIAETRTLIQHRL; via the coding sequence ATGCAAGAGGTTGATGTCTTCAAGGCGATTGCCAACGAGCGCAGGCTGCAAATCCTCGATTGGCTGAAGGATCCGCGCGCGCATTTCCCACGCCAAGCGGATGGCGATCTGGTCGAGGACGGCGTCTGCGCGCTGCTCATCGCCGAAAAGCTTGGCATCACCCAGGCGACGCTCAGCGCGCATATGCGGGTGCTGACCCAGGCGGGCCTTCTGCGCAGCAAACGCATCAAGCAGTGGACATTCTATCGCCGCGACGAGGGCAGGATCGCCGAGACCAGAACGCTGATTCAGCACCGGCTGTAG
- a CDS encoding DMT family transporter: MSKVQANCLLLLAAAFWGFGNVAQKTVLDHLDPLSAVGMRCLIAGLMVAPLTMLEWGRKFGPGYWMSLIKISVLFSISITVQQVSYLDTSVTNASFLVSTATVMTALVLLGRSSAQRI, encoded by the coding sequence ATGTCGAAGGTGCAGGCCAACTGTCTGCTGCTGCTGGCTGCTGCCTTTTGGGGTTTCGGTAATGTCGCGCAGAAGACCGTTCTGGATCATCTCGATCCGCTCAGCGCCGTGGGCATGCGCTGCCTGATCGCAGGGCTCATGGTCGCGCCGCTGACGATGCTCGAATGGGGAAGGAAATTCGGACCCGGCTATTGGATGAGCCTCATCAAAATCAGCGTTCTGTTTTCGATTTCGATCACTGTCCAGCAGGTCTCCTACCTCGATACCTCGGTCACCAATGCGAGCTTCCTGGTGAGCACCGCAACGGTGATGACGGCGTTGGTTCTCCTGGGGCGATCATCTGCGCAGCGAATATGA
- the lysA gene encoding diaminopimelate decarboxylase, with product MNHFDYRDGVLHAEDVAIPDIAASIGTPFYCYSTATLTRHFRVFTQAFAGLDALVCYAMKANSNQAVLKILAKLGAGADVVSEGELRRALAAGIPANKILFSGVGKTAREMDFALSAGILCFNVESEPELELLSARATALGKVASISLRINPDVDAKTHKKISTGRAENKFGIPWQKARQVYARAAELPGIKVTGIDTHIGSQITELQPFDDAFALLVELVGVLRADGHAIEHIDLGGGLGIPYRVDNSPPPLPDAYAQIVTKHVAKLGLKVMFEPGRLIVGNAGILVSQVIFVKEGDAKNFLVVDAAMNDLIRPTLYDAFHDIKPVVQQPAAAPRMTVDVVGPVCETGDYLGLDRDLPRPKAGDLIAIATAGAYGAVQAGTYNTRPLVPEVLVDGDRFHVVRPRQTYDELIGLDSLPDWLR from the coding sequence CCGAGGACGTGGCGATCCCGGATATCGCCGCAAGCATCGGCACGCCGTTCTATTGTTATTCGACGGCGACGCTGACCAGGCATTTCCGCGTGTTTACGCAAGCCTTTGCCGGGCTGGACGCGCTGGTCTGCTACGCCATGAAGGCGAATTCCAACCAGGCGGTGCTGAAGATCCTGGCAAAACTCGGCGCCGGCGCCGACGTGGTCTCGGAAGGCGAATTGCGCCGCGCGCTGGCCGCCGGCATTCCGGCCAACAAGATCCTGTTTTCCGGCGTCGGCAAGACCGCGCGCGAAATGGATTTTGCGCTCTCGGCCGGCATTCTCTGCTTCAACGTCGAATCCGAACCGGAACTTGAATTGCTGTCGGCCCGCGCCACGGCGCTGGGCAAGGTCGCGTCGATCTCGCTGCGCATCAACCCGGATGTCGATGCCAAGACCCACAAGAAGATCTCCACCGGCAGGGCCGAGAACAAGTTCGGCATTCCCTGGCAGAAGGCGCGCCAGGTCTATGCCCGCGCGGCTGAACTGCCTGGCATCAAGGTCACCGGTATCGACACCCATATCGGCAGCCAGATCACCGAATTGCAGCCCTTCGACGACGCCTTCGCGCTGCTGGTGGAACTGGTCGGCGTGCTGCGTGCCGACGGGCACGCCATCGAGCATATCGATCTCGGTGGCGGCCTCGGCATTCCCTACCGCGTCGACAACAGCCCGCCTCCCTTGCCGGACGCTTATGCCCAGATCGTCACGAAGCACGTCGCCAAGCTCGGGCTGAAGGTCATGTTTGAGCCGGGCCGGCTGATCGTCGGCAATGCCGGCATCCTTGTCTCGCAAGTGATCTTCGTAAAGGAGGGCGACGCCAAGAATTTCCTGGTTGTCGACGCCGCGATGAACGATCTGATCCGGCCGACGCTTTACGACGCCTTCCATGACATCAAGCCGGTGGTGCAGCAGCCGGCCGCGGCGCCGCGCATGACGGTCGACGTCGTCGGCCCGGTCTGCGAGACCGGCGATTATCTCGGCCTCGACCGCGACCTGCCCCGGCCGAAGGCCGGCGACCTGATCGCCATCGCCACCGCCGGCGCTTATGGCGCGGTGCAGGCCGGCACTTACAACACCAGGCCGCTGGTGCCCGAAGTGCTGGTCGACGGCGACCGTTTCCATGTCGTGCGCCCGCGCCAGACTTATGACGAGCTAATCGGACTGGATTCGCTGCCTGATTGGCTGAGGTAG
- a CDS encoding BrnA antitoxin family protein produces MIGTSEPSKVSLLKRAKAALDEMTAEEDAAITAAARTDPDAQPNLVAKRGRPRSEHAKVAILLRLDPDIVESFKKSGSGWQTRMNAALRKAADLD; encoded by the coding sequence TTGATCGGTACAAGCGAGCCGTCAAAAGTAAGCTTATTGAAGCGGGCTAAGGCCGCTCTTGATGAAATGACGGCTGAAGAAGACGCCGCAATCACCGCCGCGGCTAGAACTGATCCTGACGCGCAACCAAACTTAGTAGCAAAGCGCGGGAGGCCTCGATCAGAGCACGCCAAGGTCGCAATATTGTTGAGGCTGGACCCTGACATCGTTGAGAGCTTCAAGAAAAGCGGGTCGGGCTGGCAGACGCGCATGAATGCGGCATTGCGCAAAGCTGCCGATCTCGACTGA
- a CDS encoding phosphotransferase: MAAAHLLRHTVENPCRYGSVMTTDPLPRPADAEHLTKALRRSGAVGTVCVSNVVVMSSLKKLRSHTLRLHLDYEGPAGDAPSSVILKMGHLDSAGHPSNTNDREIAFYRDIAPALPARVVPHCFEAIDAAGGTAWHLLLEDLTDSHFIATAWPLPPSLEQCESIVQAWARFHAAWWDHPRLGVSVGDATSWERHLGGFAERFECSTDRFGEFMPRERRDLYERLIEQTPLLLGRTRRNLTVIHGDAHWWNCFLPRPVNREGVRFIDWESWHIGTATMDLAYMMAMLWYPDRRRRMERPLLDLYHAELLTRGVSGYDRQALGDDYRLSALWLITRPVAQAMNNIPPRVWWNNLERIMLAVDDLGCRDLLS, encoded by the coding sequence ATGGCGGCTGCACATCTGCTACGACACACTGTCGAAAACCCGTGTCGGTACGGTTCGGTTATGACAACGGATCCCCTGCCCAGACCAGCAGACGCCGAGCATCTCACCAAAGCGCTTCGCCGATCCGGCGCAGTGGGTACAGTGTGCGTTTCGAACGTCGTGGTGATGAGCTCGCTAAAGAAGCTACGTTCCCACACATTACGGCTGCACCTGGATTACGAGGGTCCGGCCGGAGACGCGCCGAGTTCCGTGATTTTAAAGATGGGACATCTCGACAGCGCCGGTCATCCGTCAAACACGAATGATCGCGAGATCGCGTTCTACCGTGACATCGCCCCCGCCCTCCCAGCACGCGTAGTGCCACACTGTTTTGAGGCCATCGACGCTGCGGGCGGGACTGCGTGGCATCTTCTGCTTGAAGACCTTACGGATTCGCATTTCATCGCCACTGCCTGGCCGCTGCCGCCCTCATTGGAGCAATGCGAAAGCATTGTGCAGGCATGGGCGCGCTTCCACGCTGCTTGGTGGGATCATCCACGTCTAGGCGTTTCAGTGGGCGACGCAACTTCGTGGGAGCGACACTTGGGAGGTTTCGCGGAGCGGTTCGAGTGCTCCACCGATCGCTTCGGCGAGTTCATGCCTCGCGAGAGGCGCGATCTCTACGAACGATTGATCGAGCAAACGCCCCTTCTGCTCGGACGCACCCGTCGCAATCTTACCGTCATTCATGGCGATGCGCATTGGTGGAACTGCTTCTTGCCGCGGCCGGTAAACAGGGAGGGCGTCCGGTTTATTGATTGGGAAAGTTGGCACATCGGCACAGCGACGATGGACCTCGCCTATATGATGGCCATGCTTTGGTATCCCGATCGCCGGCGACGGATGGAGCGACCGCTGCTGGACCTCTACCATGCGGAACTCTTGACACGTGGCGTGAGCGGCTATGACCGCCAGGCGCTGGGCGACGATTATCGCCTGTCAGCGCTTTGGCTAATCACAAGACCCGTGGCGCAGGCCATGAACAACATTCCCCCGCGGGTCTGGTGGAACAACCTCGAGCGCATCATGCTGGCGGTTGACGATCTCGGCTGCCGCGATCTGCTTTCATAA
- a CDS encoding LysR family transcriptional regulator → MKPTLDSDLLRTFVAVADTGNFTKAAEQAGRTQSAVSMQMKKLEDVVGDSLFERGSRGVALTRRGGELIVNARRIVSLLDETAASMVAAPLGGPVRIGIPEEYGHAILSRALGAFAKRHPQVDITVRYAHSGAQIAALAAGELDLAVVFEWQDLSGGEVLMHDPTVWVTSELHHMHEERPVPIALYNRAGWCKDFAIKSLEQRGLAYRVAYTSDTNGGLRLAVTSGLAIAPISRSNIPAGCRELTAADGFGDIDSSNVVLRRNPNASGEAIDGMEEAIREAFTNR, encoded by the coding sequence ATGAAGCCCACGCTCGACAGCGATCTGCTGCGCACCTTCGTCGCGGTTGCCGACACCGGCAATTTCACCAAGGCAGCGGAGCAGGCCGGCCGTACCCAATCGGCGGTTTCGATGCAGATGAAGAAGCTCGAAGATGTGGTCGGCGACAGCCTGTTCGAGCGTGGCTCGCGTGGTGTGGCGCTGACGCGCCGCGGCGGCGAACTCATCGTCAACGCCCGCCGGATCGTATCGCTGCTGGACGAGACGGCGGCATCGATGGTCGCGGCGCCGCTTGGCGGGCCGGTGCGCATCGGCATCCCGGAGGAATATGGCCACGCGATCCTGTCGCGCGCGCTCGGCGCCTTTGCCAAGCGCCATCCTCAGGTCGACATCACCGTCCGCTACGCGCATTCCGGTGCGCAGATCGCGGCGCTCGCCGCCGGCGAACTCGATCTGGCGGTGGTGTTCGAATGGCAGGATCTCTCCGGCGGTGAGGTGCTGATGCATGACCCGACCGTGTGGGTGACGTCGGAGCTGCATCACATGCATGAGGAGCGGCCGGTGCCGATCGCACTCTACAACCGTGCCGGCTGGTGCAAGGATTTCGCGATCAAGTCGCTGGAGCAGCGCGGCCTCGCCTATCGTGTCGCTTATACCAGCGACACCAATGGCGGCCTGCGGCTCGCCGTCACCTCCGGGCTGGCGATCGCGCCGATCTCGCGCAGCAACATCCCGGCCGGCTGCCGCGAACTTACGGCCGCCGATGGGTTCGGCGACATCGATTCCTCGAACGTGGTGCTGCGCCGCAATCCGAACGCTTCCGGCGAGGCCATCGACGGCATGGAGGAGGCGATCCGCGAGGCGTTCACCAACCGCTAG
- a CDS encoding threonine/serine dehydratase — MLNGNRITRERIAAMEPRIRPFLRHTPVLRVDMADFGRPPVSVDLKLECLQHSGSFKARGAFTNLLERPVPKAGVVAASGGNHGAAVAYAAMRLGHKATIFVPEVSPPAKLERIRGYGAELVVGGARYAEALAASESFAEKSGALQIHAFNQEETLVGQGTLGLEIEADLPDLDTLLVAVGGGGLIGGIAAWFAGRIRIIAVEPEGAPTLHRAFEAGRPVDAPAEGIAADSLAPKRVGEMMFPIAEAFVERSILVSDDEIIAAQAALWDRVRIISEPGGAATFAAILSGRYAPAAGERVAVLVCGANANPAKF; from the coding sequence ATGCTGAACGGCAATAGGATCACACGCGAACGCATCGCCGCAATGGAACCGCGCATCCGGCCATTCCTGCGCCACACGCCGGTGCTGCGCGTCGACATGGCCGATTTCGGCCGTCCGCCTGTTAGCGTCGACCTGAAGCTCGAATGCCTGCAGCATTCCGGCTCGTTCAAGGCGCGCGGCGCTTTCACCAATCTTCTCGAGCGGCCGGTTCCCAAGGCTGGCGTCGTCGCCGCATCCGGCGGCAATCATGGTGCCGCGGTCGCTTATGCCGCCATGCGGCTCGGCCACAAGGCGACAATTTTCGTTCCCGAAGTGAGCCCGCCGGCCAAGCTGGAACGCATCCGCGGCTACGGCGCCGAGCTGGTCGTCGGCGGCGCGCGCTATGCCGAGGCGCTGGCCGCCAGCGAGAGTTTCGCGGAAAAGTCCGGTGCCCTGCAGATCCACGCATTCAACCAGGAGGAAACGCTGGTCGGCCAAGGCACGCTCGGCCTCGAGATCGAGGCCGACCTGCCTGATCTCGACACGCTGCTGGTCGCCGTTGGTGGCGGCGGCCTGATCGGCGGTATCGCCGCCTGGTTTGCCGGACGCATCAGGATCATCGCCGTCGAGCCCGAGGGTGCGCCGACGCTTCATCGCGCCTTCGAGGCCGGCCGGCCCGTCGACGCCCCGGCGGAAGGCATCGCTGCCGACTCGCTGGCGCCGAAGCGCGTCGGCGAAATGATGTTTCCAATCGCCGAAGCCTTCGTCGAGCGTTCCATATTGGTCAGCGACGACGAGATCATCGCCGCGCAGGCGGCGCTTTGGGATCGGGTGCGAATCATCTCCGAGCCGGGTGGCGCCGCCACCTTCGCGGCGATCCTGTCCGGCCGCTACGCGCCGGCTGCGGGCGAGCGTGTCGCCGTGCTGGTCTGCGGTGCAAACGCCAATCCGGCTAAATTCTGA
- a CDS encoding BrnT family toxin — protein sequence MRFLYIQKYQQGLTAVRFEWDDEKARKNKAKHGVSFEFAEIFDFDSAMIFEDATEDYGEERFVGIGFIGNKIHQIAYTPRNGNIRVISLRRATKEEIRSYVEYIETGY from the coding sequence ATGCGCTTTCTGTATATACAAAAATACCAGCAGGGGCTGACGGCGGTGAGATTTGAGTGGGACGACGAAAAGGCTAGGAAGAACAAAGCTAAACACGGCGTGTCGTTCGAGTTTGCCGAGATTTTCGATTTCGACAGCGCAATGATCTTTGAAGATGCGACTGAAGATTATGGCGAGGAAAGGTTCGTGGGGATCGGCTTCATCGGCAACAAGATACACCAGATCGCTTACACACCGCGCAACGGAAATATCCGGGTCATTTCGCTCCGGCGCGCCACCAAAGAGGAGATTAGGAGCTATGTCGAATACATCGAAACCGGCTACTAA